Proteins from a genomic interval of Balaenoptera musculus isolate JJ_BM4_2016_0621 chromosome 16, mBalMus1.pri.v3, whole genome shotgun sequence:
- the LOC118882807 gene encoding protein kish-A-like: protein MSAIFNFQSLLTVILLLICTCAYIRSLAPSLLDRNKTGLLGIFWKCARIGEWKCPYVVVCCIVMAFNILFIQ from the coding sequence ATGTCTGCCATTTTCAATTTTCAGAGTCTGTTGACTGTAATCTTGCTGCTTATATGTACCTGTGCTTATATCCGATCCTTGGCACCCAGCCTCCTGGACAGAAATAAAACTGGGTTGTtgggtatattttggaagtgtgCCAGAATTGGTGAATGGAAGTGTCCTTATGTTGTGGTATGCTGTATTGTGATGGCCTTCAACATCCTCTTCATACAGTAG